AAATGGCTAAAAATGGCTTTTTTTAATTGATATTCTATTCGTTTAGTTTGATATTTATTTCATTTAATTGAATAAGATTATAAAACCATGAATTTATTTATTCATCCATGTCTTTTGCTCCATTTTCTATTTTTTATTGGTTGTTTTAATGAATGCATATACCTCAAAACATATATAATTCTAATTAAATGAAATCATAAACTTGATTATTCATTGAACCGGATTGTGTGAATTTCAATACTGGATTTTACAGATTAAATAAGGGGAAATAAAATATAATAAATTGTTAAGGAAAAATAATGGCCATTGGTGCAGGAAATAATGTTTTTTTCAGATTCTGCCCTAAAAAGTAGGTTTAAAAAATAACTGAATTTAATTAACAAAATATAAGGAAATGAAAGGAAGTTAAAACAATCCAATTAAAATTAATATTTGCATTAGAAAAGTAGTTAAATTAAGAAAAAATTTTTAAAAAAAAAGATTTGAAATAAAAGATTTGAAGTTTATACCGTTGTATTTCATTCTGTTAAATCAATGTCGGATACAATATCAATATGGTAATCGGGATAAAGTTCTTTAATCTCTTTTTTAAGTGTTTCAAGACCTTCCTTATGGTCGATATCAAAACTCATAACAACATCAAAACGTATTTCCTTTTTATCAGGATCTACAAAGAATCCATGAACCTGTAGTGCCCAGTCATGGTTCATTACCTTTTCCATTATATTGTTATGTATATTGGCTATCTCATCATTTTGGGTATTGTATGAGTAAACGCCTACACCTGTAAGAATTACTCCCATCTTGTTTAGTAATTTCCTCTGTAATCTACGGGTTAACACATCCACCTCTTCAACGGTCATTGTGTCCGGCAGTTCAATATGGACTGAGGCATAATTTTTGTCGGGTCCATAATTGTTTATGAATAAATCATAAGCCCCTCTAACTTCCGGTTCTTCCGTTATTAATTCTTTAATTTTAGTTGCAGTTTCTGGATCTGCACGTTTTCCAAGAATATCATTTAATGTATCGATAATCATTTCAATACCTGCTTTGATGATTACAACGGAGATTATTACACCTACATATGCTTCTAGGGAAATGCCTGTATAGATATAGATAAGTGCGGATAAAAGTACTGACAAGGATAATACGGCATCAAATGTTGCATCTGCTCCAGATGCTATAAGCGCTCCAGAATTTGCATCCTCACCTTTTCCTTTAACATAGACTCCAAGTACAAGTTTTACTAAAATAGCTACTGCAATGATTATAAGGGTTAAGCTTGTATAGTCAGCTGGTGTGGGGGTAATTATTTTCTTTACAGATTCTACAATGGAGGTGATACCTGCATAAAGTACAATTGCCGCTACAATCATGGCACTTAAATATTCAATTCTTCCATATCCAAGTGGATGTTCTTTATCAGGTTCTTTGGATGCTAATTTATTACCTATAATGGTAACTACAGATGATAATGCATCAGATAAATTGTTTACAGCATCAAGTGTTACTGCAATTGAATTTGACATGATTCCTGCCATAACTTTAAATGCGGCAAGGGCTATGTTTGCAAGTATTCCTATTACACTTGTTTGTACAATTATCTTATCCCTATTTTCCTTCTGTTTTTGAAAATTCTGGTTATTATTTCCTTTAGAATTATTCTCCATTATGTTCTTTCTCCATTTTTATTAAATGTCCTTACCTAATTATTTTAATATAAATTTAAAATCAGTCATGATTATAAAAAGGGATGCCTTTAAGAAATATTGTCAAAGATTTTTATAAATATTTGGTTCTAAATTTGTTAATCTTTAGAATATTTCTAATTTTTTAATAATAGGTAATTATTGAATCTCATCACCAAATATTAACCTGTCAATATAGTCCATATCAACATTATCCTCGATGAGTCTTGCAAGTTGTTCTATGGATTGATCTAGACTGTCCTCATAGGGATCAACACCCCCGGTATCTAATTTAAGACCTTTTTTGGAACGTATGTAATTTAAGAAATTACGCCTTATGATGTAGTTGTGGAAAATTCCGTGGATATAGGTACCCCACACTAAACCTTCATGGCATGCACCATCATATTTGCCACCAAACTCGTTTCCAACACCCTCCTTAACTGTAAACAATGGATGGGTTTCAACATCATTTATAATCTCTGATGTACCCTCATGTTGTTCATAACCTGTAATCTCACATCCTTCCAAATCTTTAAATAAAATCTTGGAAAGGCCTAGTAATTTATCGTTAGATGGTATGGTAGCCCTTGTCTGACATGCCGCTTTTTTCTGACTTTTAAATTCGGTCTTAATGTCCAAAAGCCCCAAACCTTTAACATGTTTAAGCTGTGACTCCCGCATATTCTCATCGATTAACTCCTGACCCAATATTTGATAGCCACCACAGATTCCAATTACAGGTATTTTTTCTGAAAGTTCTAGGATTTTATCATATAAACCATTGTCATATAATGCCTTTGCATCTTCTGTAGATGTACGTGTACCTGGAATAATGATTGCGTCCACATTGTCAAGCACATCCGGTGAGTCATATACGGATATCATTCTGAGACTGATATCCTCCTCAACCTCAAAGGGATCTATATCTGTGAAGTTAGCTATTTTTGGAAGCTTTATAACTCCAATAACAATATCCTTTTCACCTTCTTCTTTAAAGTAATCATGGTCTTGTAGGGATTGTGAATCTTCCTCAGGTAATTTGAGACTTTTGTCATATGGAACAACACCTAGAACAGGTGCATTTATGATTTTCTCAATTTTATCAATTCCAGGTTTTA
Above is a window of Methanobrevibacter boviskoreani JH1 DNA encoding:
- a CDS encoding cation diffusion facilitator family transporter; translation: MENNSKGNNNQNFQKQKENRDKIIVQTSVIGILANIALAAFKVMAGIMSNSIAVTLDAVNNLSDALSSVVTIIGNKLASKEPDKEHPLGYGRIEYLSAMIVAAIVLYAGITSIVESVKKIITPTPADYTSLTLIIIAVAILVKLVLGVYVKGKGEDANSGALIASGADATFDAVLSLSVLLSALIYIYTGISLEAYVGVIISVVIIKAGIEMIIDTLNDILGKRADPETATKIKELITEEPEVRGAYDLFINNYGPDKNYASVHIELPDTMTVEEVDVLTRRLQRKLLNKMGVILTGVGVYSYNTQNDEIANIHNNIMEKVMNHDWALQVHGFFVDPDKKEIRFDVVMSFDIDHKEGLETLKKEIKELYPDYHIDIVSDIDLTE
- the cobQ gene encoding cobyric acid synthase CobQ, with the translated sequence MVKALMIQGTSSNAGKSLFVTALCRIYMKRGYKVAPFKSQNMSLNSYTTSKNGEMAIAQYLQSIAAKVEPEVDMNPILLKPKGNFTSQVIIQGKVIGDMNFYDYQHQFKDEAVKAYHESYKRLADKNDIIFIEGAGSPAEINMRDEDIANMDVAHMADANVILVADIDRGGVFASIAGTFALLDDRDLSRLKAVIINKFSGNLDILKPGIDKIEKIINAPVLGVVPYDKSLKLPEEDSQSLQDHDYFKEEGEKDIVIGVIKLPKIANFTDIDPFEVEEDISLRMISVYDSPDVLDNVDAIIIPGTRTSTEDAKALYDNGLYDKILELSEKIPVIGICGGYQILGQELIDENMRESQLKHVKGLGLLDIKTEFKSQKKAACQTRATIPSNDKLLGLSKILFKDLEGCEITGYEQHEGTSEIINDVETHPLFTVKEGVGNEFGGKYDGACHEGLVWGTYIHGIFHNYIIRRNFLNYIRSKKGLKLDTGGVDPYEDSLDQSIEQLARLIEDNVDMDYIDRLIFGDEIQ